A segment of the Triticum urartu cultivar G1812 chromosome 1, Tu2.1, whole genome shotgun sequence genome:
AAACCTAAAAATGATCTAATGGAGGGTGAACAAAAAGACATGCACTTGCTAAACATCCAGGTGCCGGTACGCATATACTCCTACTAGCAAAAAGACTGCTGCTGGTGCCGGTAGCAGTCTAGCAGAGAAGAAAAGAAGTACTCCTACTAGATCGAATTCGGTAGAAGTTGAGAGCTGAACAAAACCTCTAGCTGCGCCGTACCTCACTCTGTTGCCCGACCACGACGTCCCGGCTAGCTTCCTCCGCGGGTGCCGGTGCCTCTTCCACCACCGCCGGCAGCGCCACCTCCTGTTCCGCGCCGGTCGCCGGTGCCGTCGGCGGCTCGGCAGGCGGGGGAGCGTCGTCGTCGCCCAGCGCCTTCGGCTTCAACCCGCAGTTCCCCATCCTTCCTTCGCCGTCTCTTGCCACGCAGCGCAAGCGCAACAGACGTGAAAGAAACGGCGGAGGAAAATTAGAAGCGTGGTGAGTGGTGACAATCGAAGGCGATGTTTTATAAGCCTGCCGCCTGCTAGGAGTTCCGGTATCAACAATGATCTTCTTGCTGTGATGCTGTCGTGGGTGCGAGCTGGTACGGTTGGAACTAGCGGGCAGCGGCAACGATAGAATAGCTGTAATCAACAAATTATTATTGTAGCCGACTAGCCGGCCGTATTAGGGTATACCATTTGGCGTCGAACTGTCGACGTGATGCGAACCGTTCCTGGCATCGTCTGGTGGAGTCGTGGGCGGCACTGcaatttctttctttcttcatCTTGAGCCGGTTCTCCATCTTCAGTTAATTAACCCCAGGAGAAGGCAATCGCTCCATTAAGTAGATAAGATGTCACTATAGGTTCTTTTTTTTTTGCCGGGGGTCACTATAGGTTCTTGTTCGGCCATAATTTTTTCCTTCATAAAATCTCAAAGAACCGGAATTTTTTTACAGCCCTTAATTCCTTATCTGTTACTACGATGCTATCCTCTGATTTTTTTTTGACAGTTAAATTTGTCTCTCGTTAACCAGGTAAGAACGAACACATCGTATACAGGACAAACTACTAGTGCGGTTGCATGCATGCGTTCTCTTGGGTACACCCAGACTACATATACTCCGTACAATTGTACATACGTCTTCGGCCAGTGCGCTCCTAAAATATGAGGAAGAGGAGGCTGAGGAAACCAGGCAAAAAATAAGCTCAAGAATAACCGTATCAGTTGCTAagaacacatgcatgcatgcctATTTTTGCCTCCTTCTGACCCTCTCCGCTCTCCGACCACCGTTAAACCATCCTAAGGCTACCAAGAGCGCGACCATCCTAACCCTGCTCCTAACCACTCGTACTCCAACCATCCTGACCTATAAAATCCTCTCCCAAGCATCGATCATCATCAAGCTAAATAAGACTTCCAAGTCCCAGCTAATAAAACCGAGATCAATAATCCCCCGCCATCTCGCCGGTCTCCACCGCACCACCGTCCGTCCGAAATGGAGATGAAGAAGATCGCCTTCGCCGTCCTCATCGCCGCCGCCTCGGCCACCGCCGTCATGGCCTCCGAGGCCGCTCCTGCCACCAGCGACGCCTCTGAAGTGGCAATCGCccccgccgccctcgtcgcctCCCTCGTCGCATATTTCCTCTACTGAAGCAGCGGACAGTAGGGGAGGAGTTAATTACTAGCATTGCATTGGCCGCATGTGTGTATACATGCGAATGATGTGGTGTAATTTTTATCATTTTTGTATTGATGAGCACGGTTAACCGCTGATAGGTACGTGATACATGTACTTGTATCCGGTGGATGCTTAACCGTGCTGAACATGTTCATTTTTTTGGTCAGATCACATCAACTTGTGTACTTGTTGTGATTTGTTTTATTTGTTGAATTCAATGTTTTCTAGTTCACTTTCATATTTCGCGTTGATCCTCCTGTCATTTTAATGTCCTTCGGTCAAAAATGAGGAAAAAACTGGGCGAATTTCTGCACCGTAAGAAGACCAATTCTCTCTATATCACTCTCAAACGTTTTGTTTCCTGGATAGCGCTGCATGACAATTTTTGGGTTGCACTCAAGCCATTCCAATATTCTATTATTTTATTCTCTATAAACATTCAATTTACTGCTATTTTAAGAGCACTCATAAGAGTTTAAAAGATCATATCATGTGTAAACTAATCCTCTCTACTTACTACCTCTAACTAGTTCAACCACCACAAAACTGGGACTTGGTAACCCCTTGCCAACTGTTAGGCGTGCAACCAAGGTTTTTAATTTCGGAAAGAATATAATTTCGGACCTCGCTTAAATATGCAAAAATTCAGAAATTTAACGTATTTCGGAAATTATTTTTGCGTTTCAGATTTCAAATTTCACTTAATTTTAATGAATTCTAACATAACTTACTTTTTTTGAAATCATTTCGAATATGCCTCAAAATTTCGGAGTTAAAAATATTTCGGACTCCACTGAAATTTCATTGAAATTTTTAACTCTGCTTGCAACGCATAAATTTTCTTATTTTTCTTGAGCAAAAAGGAATTTAAATTATCAGTAGTGTTATCTGGCGAACGTCAGCTGGGAGGGGGATCGCAAGTGAGCGATTTTCCTCACAGTTCTAGTTGCTTCGCTAGATCTAACGATAAGAGTAACGAAAATGCCTTCTTCTGAAGAAACCACCTTGTTGTTTACAATAAGTTGTCATCCCCTCACAAATAAAACTGGTAGCGAAATCGTTTGAAGTGCCATCCCTTCCAGCGAATGTTCGCCAGCTAAGAGAGTCCTAAGTTTTGGACATCGTTTGGTCAACGCCGTTCGGATTGGATAAGCAAGCCCGGGAAGTTTGTCAAGTCATTAGTTGTAAACCCGTGTAGTTCTTTGGTCTCACGCACCAATGATCTCAATCCACCCGGGTAATTAATCATGGTAATCCCAACTGGAAACCACCAGATCAATACAGTCTCTTGTGAATCCAGCAAACCTTACATGCGATCGGTTACAAAGGAGAACACAATCCCCATGCGTACGAGTACGAGGCGTCACAGCGAGCATGGAGGGGACTAATCACGCAATAATAAGCACTGGTAGTACGTAATTAACCCGATCAACCCACAGCATGGAGGGTATCATCGTTTCTTGCGGAGTTTGGCGATGCCTTCCTTCACTTTGTACCAGACGCACTCACCAATCCTGTAGAACAGGACGTAGCCGCAGATGTACAGGCCTTCAAACACCTCCTGCGCGGCGCTCTTCCTCCTCGCCACTTCCTCGTCTCCCTGCttcccctcggcctcccccggcGCCTCCGGCTCGCCCTCCGCGGCGCCGTCGTTCGTCCTCGCCACGGGGGAGCTCCACGGCCTCTGCTCGCCGCGGGTCACATGCCGCAGCGGCGACGAACTAGGCGCGACGGAGGCGACGCCGGGGAGGAATTTGCAGCATGCCGCCTTGTTCGGAACCGCCGCGTTCAGAGCGCCCCTGTTCGGTTCGGTGGGGATCGGAGACAGTCGGAGAGAATTGATCCCCCGTGACCCCATCCAGTAATTGTCTCCAGTCCCATTAGAGACAGGATTAGCCGAACGAGCCCTGAACTGGAGTGGAATGGTTCTGGAGCACATCTTGGCGGGGGAAATTTGTTTGGCAGCTGACAGTCGGCAAGGCATTCAGCTGATTCAGGTTACATGACTCCATGGCGGATCGGGTGCTTTTTATACTAGTATGAATAT
Coding sequences within it:
- the LOC125535652 gene encoding major latex allergen Hev b 5-like: MGNCGLKPKALGDDDAPPPAEPPTAPATGAEQEVALPAVVEEAPAPAEEASRDVVVGQQSEEGTSAAAETKEQEEPKETEGAEPPKEKETVAEEAPAAGAELPASTPATVA
- the LOC125519790 gene encoding uncharacterized protein LOC125519790, whose product is MPCRLSAAKQISPAKMCSRTIPLQFRARSANPVSNGTGDNYWMGSRGINSLRLSPIPTEPNRGALNAAVPNKAACCKFLPGVASVAPSSSPLRHVTRGEQRPWSSPVARTNDGAAEGEPEAPGEAEGKQGDEEVARRKSAAQEVFEGLYICGYVLFYRIGECVWYKVKEGIAKLRKKR